A region from the Streptosporangium sp. NBC_01756 genome encodes:
- a CDS encoding ferredoxin: MRLVVDLNRCQGYAQCAFLAPDVFVMHGEEALMYDPGADESQREQITRAAAACPVQAILVDQVDQLEEARAHVR, from the coding sequence ATGCGGCTCGTCGTCGATCTCAACCGATGCCAGGGATACGCGCAGTGCGCGTTTCTGGCACCGGATGTCTTCGTCATGCACGGTGAGGAGGCCCTGATGTACGACCCCGGGGCCGACGAGTCGCAGCGCGAGCAGATCACGAGGGCCGCGGCGGCGTGTCCGGTCCAGGCCATCCTGGTCGATCAGGTCGACCAGTTGGAGGAGGCGCGGGCCCATGTCCGTTGA
- a CDS encoding cytochrome P450, giving the protein MTSGTLLYQITDYANRADPYPLYAELRRTPVARQDDGVYAVSTYWEISSLLHDPRLSSDARNRVPLADGSLPPDPEEDSTLPPSFLRLDPPEHDRMRRLATRPFGPPNCPRRIHDMYGELTRMVSGLIDGLDGREQADIVDDFAYPFPVMVICNLLGVPHQDEARFHGWADAIVSGLDPNPAEGPAERQRVAQQARTELGGYLAGLIEEHRRAPGHDMLSALATEAGPDGRMSQLELITTAVLLLIAGHETTVNLITNGTLTLLRHPEILDRLRADPGLAVPLVEELLRYEPPVQLLPQRTALADIDVAGTLIPKGSPVWLMLASGNRDPRRFADADRFDPGRRDNQHLGFGSGIHYCFGAPLARLEAQIALTELARRLVNPSLVADPPPYRQNPVLRGPRHLPVAFDGLATRF; this is encoded by the coding sequence ATGACGTCGGGCACCCTGCTGTACCAGATCACCGACTACGCCAACCGTGCCGATCCATACCCCCTGTACGCCGAGCTCCGCCGGACACCGGTGGCGCGGCAGGACGACGGCGTCTACGCGGTCAGCACCTACTGGGAGATCAGCAGCCTGCTGCACGACCCGAGGCTCAGCTCCGACGCGCGCAACCGCGTCCCCCTGGCGGACGGTTCCCTGCCTCCGGACCCGGAGGAGGACAGCACCCTGCCGCCCAGCTTCCTGCGGCTCGACCCGCCCGAGCACGACCGGATGCGCCGGCTGGCGACCCGGCCGTTCGGTCCGCCGAACTGCCCCCGGCGGATCCACGACATGTACGGCGAGCTCACCCGGATGGTGTCCGGCCTGATCGACGGCCTCGACGGCCGGGAGCAGGCCGACATCGTCGACGACTTCGCCTACCCGTTCCCGGTGATGGTGATCTGCAACCTGCTGGGCGTGCCCCACCAGGATGAGGCGCGCTTCCACGGCTGGGCGGACGCGATCGTCTCCGGTCTCGACCCCAATCCGGCCGAGGGCCCGGCCGAGCGGCAGCGCGTCGCCCAGCAGGCCCGGACCGAGCTGGGCGGCTACCTCGCCGGCCTCATCGAGGAGCATCGCCGCGCACCCGGCCACGACATGCTGTCGGCCCTGGCCACCGAGGCGGGCCCGGACGGGCGGATGTCGCAGCTGGAGCTGATCACCACCGCCGTCCTGCTGCTCATCGCCGGCCACGAGACCACCGTCAACCTGATCACCAACGGGACGCTCACCCTGCTGCGCCACCCCGAGATCCTCGACCGGCTGCGTGCGGATCCCGGCCTGGCCGTACCCCTCGTGGAGGAACTGCTGCGCTACGAGCCTCCGGTGCAGCTCCTGCCGCAGCGCACCGCCCTGGCCGACATCGACGTCGCGGGCACACTCATTCCGAAGGGGTCGCCCGTCTGGCTCATGCTGGCCTCCGGAAACCGCGATCCCCGGCGCTTCGCCGACGCCGACCGGTTCGATCCCGGACGCCGGGACAACCAGCATCTCGGCTTCGGCAGCGGCATCCACTACTGCTTCGGCGCGCCCCTCGCCCGGCTGGAGGCGCAGATCGCGCTGACCGAGCTCGCCCGCCGCCTCGTCAATCCCTCGCTCGTGGCGGACCCGCCGCCGTACCGGCAGAACCCGGTGCTGCGCGGCCCCCGCCACCTCCCGGTCGCCTTCGACGGCCTCGCCACACGGTTCTGA
- a CDS encoding FAD-dependent oxidoreductase translates to MRANSERILVIGAGVSGLTTALCLAREGFRVTVVAEKFAPDIVSVVAGALWEWPPAVCGYHHDQISLARSKDWCVTSYGVFEELARAKVPGVAMRRSNFYFRRPVAESPHDLHKMQELAGKVRGFVHDRSLAERNGVSPDYGVVDAYSHLAPMIDTDQYMAWLMGQVKKHGVQVRRERIEGLLAEQRDGLLDRFDAEAIVSCAGLGTAQLRGISMYPLRGALVRVRNGGLRGPRIDEAHCVSHQEGHDEQDIVFIVPRSQRILVLGGLAEKDEWDTGLTMENHGPIRDMYERCLAFMPALRQAKIDANEPVRVGLRPFRQENVCLEWDEESQIIYNFAHGGAGFSFSWGCAREAVGLVRSAVDGRKYSHSF, encoded by the coding sequence GTGCGCGCGAATTCGGAGAGAATACTCGTCATCGGGGCCGGTGTGAGCGGGCTGACGACCGCGCTGTGTCTGGCCAGGGAAGGATTCCGGGTCACCGTGGTCGCGGAGAAGTTCGCACCCGACATCGTCTCCGTCGTGGCGGGTGCGCTCTGGGAGTGGCCGCCCGCGGTGTGCGGTTACCACCACGACCAGATCTCCCTCGCCCGTTCCAAGGACTGGTGCGTCACCTCGTACGGGGTCTTCGAGGAGCTCGCCCGCGCCAAGGTGCCCGGCGTGGCCATGCGGAGATCCAACTTCTACTTCAGGCGCCCGGTCGCAGAGAGTCCGCACGATCTGCACAAGATGCAGGAGCTCGCGGGGAAGGTGCGCGGCTTCGTCCACGACCGGTCGCTCGCCGAACGCAACGGCGTCAGCCCCGACTACGGCGTGGTCGACGCGTACTCCCACCTGGCACCCATGATCGACACGGATCAGTACATGGCGTGGCTGATGGGGCAGGTCAAGAAGCACGGGGTGCAGGTCAGGCGGGAGCGGATCGAGGGGCTGCTCGCCGAGCAGCGGGACGGGCTCCTCGACCGGTTCGACGCCGAGGCGATCGTCAGCTGTGCGGGGCTCGGCACCGCGCAACTGCGCGGAATCAGCATGTATCCGCTGCGCGGAGCCCTGGTCCGGGTCCGGAACGGCGGGCTCCGCGGGCCCCGGATCGACGAGGCCCACTGCGTCTCCCACCAGGAGGGCCACGACGAGCAGGACATCGTCTTCATCGTGCCGCGCAGCCAGCGGATCCTTGTTCTCGGCGGACTGGCGGAAAAGGACGAGTGGGACACGGGTCTCACCATGGAGAACCACGGACCCATCCGGGACATGTATGAGCGCTGCCTGGCGTTCATGCCCGCACTGCGGCAGGCAAAAATAGATGCCAATGAGCCGGTGCGGGTCGGGTTGCGGCCTTTTCGGCAGGAGAACGTCTGCCTGGAATGGGATGAAGAAAGCCAGATAATCTACAATTTCGCGCACGGTGGGGCCGGATTCAGTTTCTCCTGGGGATGCGCGCGGGAAGCCGTCGGCCTGGTGCGCTCGGCCGTGGACGGCCGTAAGTATTCACACTCCTTCTGA
- a CDS encoding NAD(P)/FAD-dependent oxidoreductase, with protein sequence MSVDGPAATFRRRGRIVVVGASLAGLRAAETLREEGFTGTLTMVGDEPREPYDRPPLSKQVLLGKTPADGTALPRRRAIDAEWRLGVAATGLDLTEKRVRLADGQEVAFDRLLIATGTRARPWPRDAEADLDGVFVLRTSDDAARLDRRLAAGPRRVLVIGAGFTGSEVASACRERGLEVTVAERGPAPLVGALGGVIGAVAAELQREHGVDLRCCITVTALEGDPAGRLRRAHLSDGTALDVDVAVIALGAMRNTEWLAGSGLGAGPRGVACDAGCRAFDVHGIVTDDIFVAGDVARSPHPLFGYQFLSLEHWGNAVAQAEVAAHNMISAGPDRRPHLWVPAFWSAQFGVNIKSVGVPPMGEEIAVTQGSLAGRRFAAAYGFQGRVIAAVTFDHARWIDFYRERIEAAAPFPPDFTGVDRPPEGIRPVSADFPDPALPTHGPTVTLSGYSPSDRRLTFTPARA encoded by the coding sequence ATGTCCGTTGACGGGCCGGCGGCGACGTTCCGACGCCGGGGCCGCATAGTCGTCGTCGGCGCCTCGCTGGCCGGCCTGCGGGCCGCGGAGACCCTCCGGGAGGAGGGTTTCACCGGAACGCTGACCATGGTCGGCGACGAGCCGCGCGAACCCTACGACCGGCCGCCGCTGTCCAAGCAGGTCCTGCTCGGAAAGACGCCGGCGGACGGCACCGCTCTTCCCCGGCGCCGCGCGATCGACGCGGAGTGGCGGCTCGGGGTCGCCGCCACCGGGCTGGACCTGACCGAGAAGCGGGTGCGCCTGGCCGACGGGCAGGAGGTCGCGTTCGACCGCCTGCTGATAGCGACGGGCACCCGTGCCCGGCCGTGGCCCAGGGACGCGGAGGCCGACCTTGACGGCGTCTTCGTCCTGCGCACCAGTGACGACGCCGCCCGGCTGGACCGGCGGTTGGCCGCCGGGCCCCGCCGGGTGCTCGTCATCGGTGCCGGGTTCACCGGCTCCGAAGTCGCTTCCGCCTGCCGCGAGCGGGGACTGGAGGTCACGGTCGCGGAACGTGGCCCGGCCCCGCTCGTGGGAGCGCTCGGCGGAGTCATCGGCGCGGTCGCGGCGGAACTGCAGCGCGAGCACGGTGTCGACCTGCGCTGCTGCATCACGGTGACCGCGCTCGAAGGCGACCCGGCCGGGCGGCTCAGACGCGCCCATCTGTCCGACGGCACCGCGCTGGACGTCGACGTGGCGGTGATCGCGCTCGGCGCGATGCGCAACACCGAGTGGCTGGCGGGTTCGGGGCTCGGCGCCGGTCCTCGGGGAGTCGCCTGCGACGCCGGGTGCCGGGCCTTCGACGTCCACGGCATCGTCACCGACGACATCTTCGTGGCGGGCGACGTCGCCCGCTCCCCGCACCCGCTCTTCGGCTACCAGTTCCTCTCCCTGGAGCACTGGGGCAACGCGGTCGCGCAGGCCGAGGTCGCGGCCCATAACATGATCAGTGCCGGACCCGACCGCCGCCCGCACCTGTGGGTGCCGGCCTTCTGGTCCGCCCAGTTCGGCGTGAACATCAAGTCCGTCGGCGTCCCGCCCATGGGCGAGGAGATCGCCGTCACCCAGGGTTCCCTCGCCGGGCGCCGCTTCGCCGCGGCCTACGGCTTCCAGGGGCGGGTCATCGCCGCGGTCACCTTCGACCATGCCCGATGGATCGACTTCTACCGCGAGCGGATCGAGGCGGCCGCGCCGTTCCCGCCGGACTTCACCGGCGTCGACCGGCCCCCCGAGGGGATCCGGCCCGTCTCCGCCGACTTCCCGGACCCCGCCCTGCCCACCCACGGGCCCACCGTCACCCTGAGCGGCTACTCGCCCAGCGATCGGCGGCTCACCTTCACCCCGGCCCGTGCCTGA
- a CDS encoding IclR family transcriptional regulator — protein sequence MAAESSQTLERGLHLLRLLADGRPGRTPTELAAELGLSRPAVYRLLTTLQSEGFVRRDGDGRVHLGFGVLVLARAVQPLLREGALPTLRRLAEEVGATAHLTVAEGDDGLAVAVVEPSWTDMHVAYREGSRHPLTRGAAGLAILALRQGRTAYVTTEGQLQEGARGIAAPVTGVPWLEASVGVVAFTPLVPESVGPRVAAAAAELAASLV from the coding sequence ATGGCCGCCGAATCGTCGCAGACGCTGGAACGCGGCCTCCACCTGCTCCGCCTGCTCGCCGACGGCCGGCCCGGTCGCACGCCCACCGAGCTCGCGGCCGAGCTCGGGCTGAGCCGCCCGGCGGTCTACCGCCTGCTCACCACCCTCCAGAGCGAGGGCTTCGTCCGCCGGGACGGCGACGGCCGCGTCCACCTCGGGTTCGGCGTCCTCGTCCTGGCACGCGCCGTTCAACCGCTGCTCCGCGAGGGCGCGCTGCCCACCCTGCGCAGACTCGCCGAAGAGGTCGGCGCGACCGCACACCTCACCGTGGCCGAGGGAGACGACGGCCTGGCGGTGGCGGTGGTCGAACCCTCCTGGACGGACATGCACGTCGCCTACCGCGAGGGATCCCGCCACCCGCTCACCCGGGGCGCGGCCGGATTGGCGATCCTCGCCCTGCGCCAGGGCCGTACCGCGTATGTGACCACCGAGGGCCAGCTCCAGGAGGGCGCACGGGGCATAGCCGCCCCCGTCACCGGAGTCCCCTGGCTGGAGGCCTCCGTGGGAGTGGTCGCCTTCACCCCCCTCGTCCCCGAATCCGTCGGCCCCCGCGTGGCGGCCGCCGCCGCGGAGCTGGCCGCCTCCCTGGTCTGA
- a CDS encoding VOC family protein — translation MLHHVQLACPPGSETALRGFYGGVLGLTEIPKPPVLAARGGCWFRGHGIELHLGVEADFRPARKAHPGLLVRDLDEWARRLTEAGYPVAFDDDFPGMRRFYSEDPHGNRLEFLEPRF, via the coding sequence ATGCTGCACCATGTCCAGTTGGCCTGCCCGCCCGGAAGCGAGACAGCGCTGCGGGGCTTCTACGGAGGAGTGCTCGGGCTGACCGAGATTCCTAAGCCACCTGTGCTCGCCGCACGCGGCGGGTGCTGGTTCCGCGGTCACGGCATCGAGTTGCACCTGGGCGTCGAGGCGGACTTCCGCCCGGCCCGTAAGGCGCACCCCGGTCTGCTGGTCCGCGACCTCGACGAGTGGGCCCGGCGGCTGACCGAGGCCGGCTATCCGGTCGCCTTCGACGACGACTTCCCCGGGATGCGCCGCTTCTACAGCGAAGACCCGCACGGCAACCGCCTGGAGTTCCTCGAACCGCGCTTCTGA